The following proteins are encoded in a genomic region of Chryseobacterium cucumeris:
- a CDS encoding sulfatase: MFSVSTLKSVYILLLILSFTIIAGQAQKKSKPNVIFIVVDDLRPELGIYGNSIIKTPNIDKLARRGTTFTNAYCQVAVCAPSRASALTGLRPDSTKVWVLGEEFRKIHPDVVTIPQQFEKFNYHTVSIGKIFHNHMPDSISFREPDLRPEGYAVKNMRDRDPESFYFSGELKAELAAKRLERLAKDPKKYGNGWAYGRSVEVADCPDDSLYDGAQTSLAIQTINRIKNKKKPFFMALGYFRPHLPFVAPKKYWDLYDPMEIPMADNSFIPFNAPSMAMYNQREMTACYDLEYVKHPAYFRMPEKEARILKHGYYASVSYVDACIGRLVDELEKQKLIDNTIIVLWGDHGWKLGEHNAWGKQTNYVNDTRVPLIVYAPGMKNPGSKSNELVEMVDLYPTLCDLAGIETPAYLQGTSFKKLLNENSVEWKGAVFSQFLRPAGEGIDLNKKNYMGYSMVTKNYHLIEWYYWDKVTQKPGELVARELYNLTSDPKENFNIAVYPENKDILDKLSEQRKKGWKEVRNKLITNKSYQ, translated from the coding sequence ATGTTCAGTGTTTCAACTTTAAAATCAGTTTATATTCTTCTATTGATTTTATCATTTACAATAATTGCAGGACAAGCACAAAAAAAGTCCAAACCCAATGTAATTTTTATTGTCGTTGATGACCTGAGGCCGGAACTGGGGATTTATGGTAATTCCATCATTAAAACACCCAATATTGATAAGCTGGCAAGAAGAGGTACAACTTTTACAAACGCATATTGCCAGGTAGCTGTTTGTGCTCCTTCCAGAGCCAGTGCTTTAACAGGTTTGCGGCCGGATTCCACCAAAGTGTGGGTGCTGGGAGAAGAATTTCGTAAAATACATCCTGATGTGGTAACGATTCCACAGCAGTTCGAAAAATTCAATTATCATACAGTATCCATCGGAAAGATTTTTCATAATCACATGCCTGATTCTATCTCTTTCCGCGAGCCGGATCTTCGCCCTGAAGGATATGCCGTTAAAAATATGAGAGACAGAGATCCCGAATCTTTTTATTTCAGTGGTGAACTTAAAGCTGAGCTTGCTGCCAAAAGATTGGAAAGATTAGCCAAAGATCCTAAAAAATATGGGAATGGCTGGGCATACGGACGTTCTGTAGAAGTTGCAGACTGTCCTGATGATTCGCTGTATGACGGAGCTCAGACATCACTTGCTATTCAGACCATCAACCGTATTAAAAATAAAAAGAAACCCTTCTTCATGGCACTGGGGTATTTCAGGCCGCATTTACCTTTTGTAGCTCCCAAAAAGTACTGGGATCTTTATGACCCTATGGAAATACCAATGGCAGATAACAGCTTTATTCCGTTTAATGCACCAAGCATGGCCATGTATAACCAAAGGGAGATGACTGCTTGTTATGATCTTGAATATGTAAAACATCCTGCCTACTTCAGAATGCCGGAAAAAGAAGCCAGAATTCTGAAACATGGGTATTATGCTTCTGTAAGCTATGTTGATGCCTGTATTGGACGACTCGTAGATGAGCTTGAAAAACAAAAATTAATAGATAATACTATTATTGTTTTATGGGGAGACCACGGCTGGAAATTAGGAGAACATAATGCATGGGGTAAGCAGACTAATTATGTAAATGATACCCGGGTTCCTCTTATTGTATATGCACCTGGAATGAAAAATCCGGGAAGTAAGAGCAATGAACTGGTAGAGATGGTAGATCTTTATCCAACCCTTTGTGATCTTGCAGGAATAGAAACTCCTGCTTATCTGCAAGGAACGAGCTTTAAAAAACTTCTGAATGAAAACAGCGTGGAATGGAAAGGAGCCGTATTCAGCCAGTTTCTGCGTCCGGCAGGAGAAGGGATAGACCTTAACAAAAAAAATTATATGGGATATTCAATGGTGACTAAAAATTATCACCTGATAGAGTGGTACTACTGGGATAAAGTAACCCAAAAGCCGGGAGAACTTGTGGCACGGGAACTTTATAATCTTACCTCAGATCCGAAAGAAAATTTCAATATTGCAGTGTATCCCGAAAATAAAGACATCCTTGACAAGCTTTCTGAACAACGTAAAAAAGGATGGAAGGAAGTGAGAAATAAGCTGATAACAAATAAGTCTTATCAATAA
- a CDS encoding DUF6496 domain-containing protein — translation MSKTKYSEKAQDKVGKVMHEFKEGKLKSSSGKKVTSRKQAVAIGISEAREKGMKVPSKKKNM, via the coding sequence ATGAGCAAGACTAAATATTCAGAAAAAGCTCAGGACAAAGTAGGAAAGGTAATGCACGAATTCAAGGAAGGAAAATTAAAGTCTTCTTCCGGAAAGAAAGTGACAAGCAGAAAACAAGCCGTAGCCATCGGTATTTCTGAAGCGCGGGAAAAAGGTATGAAAGTACCATCAAAAAAGAAAAATATGTAA
- a CDS encoding S9 family peptidase, which yields MKKLLLTLTVAAVFQNVSAQEITLDKIYSGYYRGKGIAGITSMKNGENYLIIEPSGIAKYSYKTSQKEGNLVDGKFESYIFSDDESKILLQVESQPIYRHSFLGKFDVKDLKSGKVISLNEGKPVQEPAFSPDATKVAFISDNNLFYQDLNSGKITQITTDGKKNSILNGLADWVYEEEFGHAKQYEWTKNSDAIVFVKSDESQVPEIYIPIYGKTLYPTEMRYKYPKAGEKNSVVSAQLYRLDNGKTMQLNLGSFKNYYIPNVFQTAKPDEMVLITSERIQNASDILKVNTKTGAVQKLFTETDEKWVDTDSPTLEFLEDDSFLWASERDGNRHLYWYDKDGKLKKQITKGNWEVTDYYGFNPKSKEIYVQTTEKGSINKVISKVNIENGKTQLISNAEGNNSANFSKNYNYFIETSSTAAKPYTYVLKDGNGKAVKELQNNNDQLQKLKADNFVEKEFITIPNAVGDQMNAWIMKPKNFDPNKKYPLFMFQYSGPGSQQVANSWDNGNAIWFNHLVQKGYIVACVDGRGTGYKGAKYKKVTYMNLGKYEIEDQITAAKWFGSQSYIDKSRIGMFGWSFGGYMTSLAMTKGADVFKVGIAVAPVTNWRYYDSVYTERFMRTPQENPDGYDKNSPTEYANLLKGKFLLIHGTADDNVHFQNSMEFSEALIQNKKQFDFMAYPDKNHGIYGGQTRPQLYQKMTDFILNNL from the coding sequence ATGAAAAAATTACTCTTAACTCTTACTGTTGCGGCGGTATTCCAAAATGTGTCGGCACAGGAAATCACTTTAGATAAAATATACTCAGGATATTACCGTGGAAAAGGGATCGCAGGGATCACTTCAATGAAAAACGGAGAAAATTATCTGATCATTGAACCGTCAGGAATTGCAAAATATTCTTACAAAACTTCACAAAAAGAAGGGAATCTTGTAGATGGAAAATTTGAAAGCTATATTTTTTCTGATGATGAATCTAAAATTCTTTTACAGGTTGAAAGCCAGCCTATTTACAGACATTCTTTTCTGGGGAAATTTGATGTAAAAGATTTAAAATCCGGGAAAGTAATCAGCCTGAATGAAGGGAAACCTGTTCAGGAGCCTGCGTTTTCACCGGATGCTACGAAAGTGGCCTTTATTTCTGACAATAATCTTTTTTATCAGGACCTTAATTCAGGAAAAATCACACAGATTACAACGGATGGTAAAAAGAATTCAATCCTGAATGGTTTGGCAGACTGGGTATATGAGGAAGAATTCGGGCATGCAAAACAATATGAATGGACAAAAAATTCTGATGCCATCGTATTTGTGAAGTCTGATGAAAGCCAGGTTCCGGAAATCTATATTCCTATCTATGGAAAAACGCTTTATCCTACAGAAATGCGTTATAAATATCCAAAAGCAGGTGAGAAAAACTCTGTAGTTTCAGCACAGCTATACCGTCTTGATAACGGGAAAACAATGCAGTTGAACCTGGGTTCTTTCAAAAATTATTACATCCCGAATGTATTTCAGACTGCAAAGCCGGACGAAATGGTTCTGATCACTTCTGAAAGGATACAAAATGCTTCTGATATTTTAAAAGTGAACACAAAAACCGGAGCAGTTCAGAAGTTATTTACAGAAACAGATGAAAAATGGGTAGATACAGACAGCCCTACTCTTGAATTCCTTGAAGATGACTCCTTCCTTTGGGCTTCTGAGAGAGACGGGAACCGTCACCTGTACTGGTATGACAAAGATGGTAAGTTGAAAAAACAGATAACAAAAGGAAACTGGGAGGTAACCGATTATTATGGGTTTAATCCAAAGTCCAAAGAAATTTATGTTCAGACTACTGAAAAAGGAAGTATCAATAAAGTCATTTCCAAAGTCAATATTGAAAACGGAAAGACCCAGCTGATCTCTAATGCAGAAGGAAACAACTCCGCAAACTTCAGTAAAAACTATAATTATTTCATTGAAACATCTTCTACAGCAGCTAAACCTTATACCTATGTTTTAAAAGACGGTAATGGAAAAGCAGTAAAAGAGCTTCAGAACAACAATGACCAGTTACAGAAACTAAAAGCTGATAATTTTGTTGAAAAAGAATTCATTACGATTCCAAACGCTGTAGGTGATCAGATGAATGCCTGGATTATGAAGCCTAAAAATTTCGATCCTAATAAAAAATATCCGCTGTTTATGTTCCAGTATTCAGGCCCGGGATCTCAGCAGGTAGCCAACTCATGGGATAACGGAAATGCTATTTGGTTCAATCATCTTGTACAAAAAGGATATATTGTTGCTTGTGTAGACGGCCGTGGAACAGGCTATAAAGGAGCAAAATATAAGAAAGTAACTTATATGAATTTAGGAAAATATGAGATTGAAGATCAGATCACAGCAGCCAAGTGGTTCGGAAGCCAATCTTATATTGATAAAAGCAGAATCGGAATGTTCGGATGGAGCTTCGGTGGTTATATGACCAGTTTAGCCATGACGAAAGGAGCTGATGTCTTCAAAGTAGGAATTGCTGTAGCACCGGTAACCAACTGGAGATATTACGACTCTGTATACACAGAAAGATTTATGAGAACACCTCAGGAAAACCCGGATGGATATGATAAAAATTCTCCTACGGAATATGCTAATCTGTTGAAGGGGAAATTCCTTCTGATTCACGGAACGGCTGATGATAACGTTCACTTCCAGAATTCTATGGAGTTCTCTGAAGCTTTGATTCAAAACAAAAAACAGTTTGATTTCATGGCTTATCCTGATAAAAACCACGGAATTTACGGTGGACAAACAAGACCTCAGTTATACCAGAAAATGACGGATTTCATCCTGAATAATCTATAA
- a CDS encoding GLPGLI family protein translates to MKSLLFILLGTVMFFSQNNRFIYEVKYKKDSTSKDITRENYYLDITKEDIAYYNRLNYINDSVFTATGHYGFKGNRLTSFLIKKKDDNIYQNYEYIGDVNFYRLSEETKQHWNITDSIKIFSNFQLQKATTQFGGRNWIAWFTKDIPMPYGPYKFNGLPGLIMELYDTKKNYYFNVIKSEKIPDEYQRNSLNASISRAIPVTQKDLNKLRLDLYSNPFKYVLNGNLTMREGQKLQLDDGTILSKEQLKPAEANERKKLKAFNNPIELDKAVKYPK, encoded by the coding sequence ATGAAAAGCTTATTATTTATATTGCTGGGAACTGTAATGTTTTTTTCCCAGAACAACAGGTTCATCTATGAGGTGAAATACAAGAAAGATTCAACCTCAAAAGATATTACCAGGGAAAATTATTATCTGGATATCACAAAAGAGGATATAGCGTATTACAACAGACTGAATTATATTAATGATTCAGTATTTACTGCTACCGGGCACTATGGATTTAAAGGTAATAGATTGACTTCTTTTTTAATAAAAAAGAAGGATGATAATATATACCAAAACTATGAATATATTGGAGATGTGAATTTTTATAGACTGTCTGAAGAAACGAAGCAACATTGGAATATTACAGACAGTATAAAGATTTTCAGTAATTTCCAACTTCAAAAAGCTACTACACAGTTCGGAGGAAGAAACTGGATCGCATGGTTTACTAAAGATATCCCAATGCCCTACGGACCTTATAAGTTTAACGGATTACCGGGATTGATTATGGAATTGTATGATACAAAAAAGAATTATTATTTTAATGTAATTAAGAGTGAAAAGATTCCGGATGAATATCAACGTAATTCATTAAATGCCTCTATATCCAGAGCAATTCCCGTTACTCAGAAAGATTTAAATAAACTAAGGCTGGACCTCTATTCCAATCCCTTTAAATATGTCTTGAATGGAAATCTGACCATGCGCGAAGGACAAAAATTGCAGCTTGATGATGGTACAATTCTCTCCAAAGAACAGCTGAAACCCGCAGAAGCCAACGAAAGAAAAAAGTTAAAAGCCTTTAATAATCCTATAGAACTGGATAAAGCGGTGAAATACCCTAAATAA
- a CDS encoding vitamin K epoxide reductase family protein has product MTRKSYTAVINYLDDNKIHIDKDEFELQLEGHPNFPSLLAFSDALHFFNIENYSYRIDNDEKDILPEDFLALVKGELAVVNNIGDKITVNGSQTEDFFSEWENIILIIEKPEEQFNTKSKLDYTYINWGIVTLLFLFLFVYDDSNLVLKLIFAATGLIGFIFAREAYKKTHGKGTFIPVGVCKSNYLNTDCDLVFNSKKWKIFNKIDLSEISLLFFTSQIVCFILLSLIKNIEFFFEIYQYGLFAFIPVAFLSLFYQVFVVKKYCPVCMVIITSVCIQLVAANLISFTSKKPDITVVLFLIGSLGSLIVLMNFRIKNKKGQKDENTLKRNLKFRRNYQFFKNNLSLQKKVENKDFSNAFVFGNEKADQTLTFITNPFCKHCKEFYPVFLKLVKKYSNDLRINIFFDIDLSRDDLDNRTVHVNLTNIYINSENKIEFLEALSSWYDVQGYNEDKSGWYHKYSKYFGSSENALALLKGHEEWVSSNGVHFTPNIFINDTEYPVQYERADLEFFIPELLSEN; this is encoded by the coding sequence ATGACACGCAAAAGCTATACTGCTGTTATCAATTACCTGGATGATAATAAAATACATATTGATAAGGATGAGTTTGAACTTCAATTGGAAGGGCATCCCAATTTTCCAAGCCTTCTGGCATTTTCTGATGCTTTACATTTTTTCAATATTGAAAATTACAGTTACAGAATTGATAATGATGAAAAAGATATTTTACCTGAGGATTTTCTGGCTTTAGTAAAAGGAGAATTGGCAGTGGTGAATAATATAGGTGATAAAATAACAGTCAATGGTTCTCAAACGGAAGATTTTTTTTCAGAATGGGAAAATATAATACTTATTATAGAAAAGCCTGAGGAGCAGTTCAATACAAAATCAAAACTAGATTATACATACATTAACTGGGGAATTGTAACGCTGCTGTTTCTGTTCCTTTTCGTTTATGATGATTCCAATCTGGTTTTGAAACTGATCTTTGCGGCTACAGGACTTATCGGATTCATATTTGCCCGTGAAGCCTACAAAAAAACGCATGGGAAAGGAACATTCATACCGGTTGGAGTATGTAAAAGCAATTATCTGAATACGGATTGTGACCTGGTTTTTAATTCGAAAAAATGGAAGATTTTTAATAAAATAGATTTATCTGAGATTTCACTGCTGTTTTTTACCAGTCAGATCGTGTGTTTTATTTTATTGAGTCTGATAAAAAATATTGAATTCTTTTTTGAGATCTATCAATATGGATTATTTGCATTCATACCCGTTGCTTTCTTATCCTTATTCTATCAGGTATTTGTTGTTAAAAAGTATTGTCCTGTCTGCATGGTAATCATAACCTCAGTATGTATTCAGCTGGTGGCTGCCAATCTTATCTCATTTACCAGTAAAAAACCGGACATAACTGTTGTTCTGTTTCTAATAGGAAGTTTAGGTTCGCTCATTGTTTTGATGAATTTTAGGATAAAAAATAAGAAGGGACAGAAAGATGAAAATACCCTAAAAAGAAATCTGAAATTCAGGAGAAACTATCAGTTTTTCAAAAATAATTTGTCTTTACAGAAAAAAGTTGAGAATAAAGATTTTTCGAACGCTTTTGTGTTTGGAAATGAAAAAGCAGATCAAACTTTAACCTTTATTACCAATCCTTTTTGTAAACATTGCAAAGAATTTTATCCTGTTTTTCTAAAGCTGGTAAAAAAGTATTCTAATGATTTGAGAATCAATATTTTCTTTGATATAGATCTTAGCAGGGATGATCTTGATAATAGAACGGTTCATGTCAACCTTACCAATATTTATATCAATAGTGAAAATAAAATAGAATTTCTGGAAGCGTTGAGCAGCTGGTATGATGTTCAGGGCTATAATGAAGACAAAAGTGGCTGGTATCATAAGTATTCTAAATATTTTGGAAGTTCAGAGAATGCACTTGCATTATTAAAAGGACATGAAGAATGGGTAAGCAGCAATGGGGTGCATTTTACACCCAATATCTTTATCAATGACACGGAATACCCGGTTCAGTATGAAAGAGCAGATCTGGAATTCTTTATCCCGGAATTATTATCCGAAAATTAA
- a CDS encoding peptide MFS transporter yields the protein MKTKHPKGLPYLFFTEMWERFGYYLILGIFVLYVIEPTGMKGGLGLPDKTADDIFGTYIALTYLTPFIGGFLADRVLGYIKSIYLGGFLMAAGYIGMGVFKDLPLFYTSLALIIIGNGFFKPTISTLLGNLYSEEPYKANKDSGYNIFYMGINIGAFICNIIAAFMRNKFGWGEAFITAGVGMLIGMVIFTIGRKHYIHAAQMKPVQEGDTKLSEILIKVFVPAIVAGAIGWFIPDNIFGSDSTDAFIFACVPVIYFYASLYFKAKPDEKASIGALLSVFLISMFFWAVFKQNGTALTRWANYYTDRSVPASLEKPLEGIYMVDGKSYEDKETPVYDNQFRSQKDDNGETKKEMGKDVYFKNISPEQRATLEKNPENKVYLYNTELFQSINPFWVIALTPVIVGFWALLRRKGKEPLTPTKIVLGLFISGLSCLVMVLAVMAGDNGAVKVSPLWLVASYGVITIGELCLSPMGLSFVSKLSPARITALMMGGFFLANSVGNKLSGILASTWYNYENKTNYFLVNFALLIFATLLGLSMLKRLNKIMTEKGH from the coding sequence ATGAAGACTAAACATCCTAAAGGGCTGCCCTATCTATTCTTTACAGAAATGTGGGAGCGTTTCGGGTATTACCTGATTCTTGGAATCTTTGTTCTATATGTTATTGAGCCTACGGGCATGAAAGGCGGACTTGGACTTCCGGATAAAACTGCTGATGACATTTTCGGAACTTATATTGCTTTAACTTATCTGACTCCCTTTATTGGAGGATTCCTGGCAGACAGAGTGTTAGGATATATCAAATCTATTTATCTTGGAGGTTTTTTAATGGCTGCAGGATATATAGGTATGGGAGTTTTTAAAGATTTACCCCTGTTTTATACCTCTCTGGCATTAATTATTATTGGAAACGGTTTCTTTAAGCCTACTATTTCCACATTATTAGGAAACCTTTATTCAGAAGAACCTTATAAAGCTAATAAAGACTCTGGGTATAATATTTTCTATATGGGAATCAATATCGGGGCATTTATCTGTAATATTATTGCCGCTTTCATGCGTAATAAATTCGGTTGGGGTGAAGCTTTTATCACTGCGGGTGTAGGAATGCTTATCGGAATGGTTATTTTTACCATCGGAAGAAAGCATTACATTCATGCTGCACAGATGAAACCTGTACAGGAAGGTGATACAAAACTTTCAGAGATTCTGATCAAAGTATTTGTTCCTGCTATCGTTGCCGGAGCAATAGGTTGGTTTATCCCTGATAATATTTTTGGAAGTGACAGTACGGATGCCTTTATTTTTGCGTGTGTACCTGTTATTTATTTCTATGCATCCCTTTACTTTAAGGCTAAACCTGATGAAAAAGCCTCTATCGGAGCATTACTTTCTGTATTCCTGATCAGTATGTTCTTCTGGGCGGTTTTCAAACAAAACGGTACAGCATTGACAAGATGGGCTAATTATTACACGGACAGAAGTGTTCCTGCTTCTCTTGAAAAGCCATTGGAAGGTATCTATATGGTAGATGGGAAGAGCTATGAAGACAAAGAAACTCCTGTCTATGATAATCAGTTCCGTTCTCAGAAAGATGATAATGGGGAGACTAAAAAAGAAATGGGAAAAGATGTATACTTTAAAAACATATCCCCAGAGCAGCGTGCGACTCTTGAGAAAAACCCTGAAAACAAAGTTTATCTGTACAATACAGAACTGTTTCAGTCTATCAATCCGTTCTGGGTTATTGCGCTAACTCCGGTTATTGTAGGATTCTGGGCATTGTTGAGAAGAAAAGGAAAAGAACCATTAACGCCTACCAAGATCGTTTTAGGTTTATTTATTTCAGGACTTTCCTGCCTTGTCATGGTGTTAGCCGTAATGGCCGGAGACAATGGCGCTGTAAAAGTATCTCCTCTATGGCTGGTTGCCAGCTACGGAGTCATTACTATCGGTGAGCTGTGCCTGTCTCCAATGGGGCTTTCTTTTGTTTCCAAACTTTCTCCTGCAAGGATTACAGCATTGATGATGGGAGGATTTTTCCTGGCCAACTCTGTGGGAAATAAGCTTTCAGGAATCCTGGCAAGTACATGGTACAATTATGAAAACAAAACGAATTATTTCCTTGTTAATTTCGCTTTGTTAATATTTGCTACACTTTTAGGTCTTTCTATGTTAAAAAGGCTGAATAAGATTATGACAGAAAAAGGGCATTAA
- a CDS encoding peptide MFS transporter, which translates to MDNIEALSPKPDEFVENKNSRHPKGLWVLFGTEMWERFNFYGMRALLTLFMVNSLLIKEADAAIIYGGFLALCYLTPLLGGFIADKYIGNRYAIIIGGSLMAIGQFLLFISASTFSADIGSAKLIMWLALFVIIFGNGFFKPNISSMVGSLYPKQEKSKLDSAFTIFYMGINIGAFLGQFICPYVGDVKDAATGVRDIFAFKWGFLAASIAMVIGTVTFFILKNKYVVTPEGRPIGGLPKNNTSADFEEGETQTAKFSGQALGITGGIFVVLFFLFRYLLVGEFGFNSLEMGQLIKGIIYPFIYSAGISLAFLIMSSAENKVERQRIWVIYIVSFFIIFFWAAFEQAGSSLTFIADNQTDRNILGWNMPPSMVQIFNGIFVVILAVPFSLIWDKLRAKGKEPVSPFKQAMGLALIALSYFIIAHNVKDLGNSGLLAIKWLMLLYFIQTCGELCLSPIGLSLVGKLAPKRFASLLYGVFFISNAAGYALAGSLGALIPATGDKFKKAEEMGVNLQDVLDKKVTLTADQVAAFDKAQLPLHNPTFVGFEIHNLFEFFMVFVVLCGIAAVILGLISPILKKMMHGVN; encoded by the coding sequence ATGGATAATATTGAAGCATTGAGTCCGAAACCGGATGAATTTGTAGAGAATAAGAATTCCAGGCATCCTAAAGGATTATGGGTTCTTTTCGGAACAGAAATGTGGGAGCGTTTCAACTTTTATGGAATGAGAGCTCTTTTGACGCTCTTCATGGTAAATTCCTTATTGATAAAAGAAGCTGATGCAGCGATCATCTATGGTGGATTTCTAGCTTTATGTTATTTAACACCTCTTTTGGGAGGATTTATTGCTGATAAATATATCGGAAACAGATATGCGATCATCATTGGTGGATCGTTAATGGCTATTGGCCAGTTCTTATTATTCATCAGTGCCTCAACTTTTTCAGCGGATATTGGTAGTGCCAAACTTATCATGTGGCTGGCATTATTCGTGATCATTTTTGGTAACGGATTCTTCAAACCGAATATTTCTTCAATGGTGGGAAGCCTTTATCCAAAACAGGAAAAGTCTAAACTGGATTCTGCCTTCACTATTTTCTACATGGGGATCAACATCGGGGCTTTCCTTGGTCAGTTCATCTGTCCATACGTAGGAGACGTAAAAGATGCAGCAACAGGAGTAAGAGATATCTTCGCTTTCAAATGGGGATTCCTGGCAGCTTCTATTGCCATGGTAATCGGAACGGTAACATTCTTTATCCTTAAAAACAAATATGTAGTAACTCCGGAAGGAAGACCTATCGGAGGATTACCGAAAAACAATACAAGTGCTGACTTTGAAGAAGGAGAAACGCAGACTGCTAAATTCTCTGGCCAGGCTTTAGGAATCACTGGTGGAATATTTGTAGTTTTATTCTTCCTTTTCAGATATCTTCTTGTAGGTGAGTTTGGATTCAATTCTTTAGAAATGGGGCAATTGATTAAAGGAATCATTTATCCATTCATCTATTCAGCTGGTATTTCTCTTGCCTTCTTAATTATGTCTTCTGCTGAAAATAAAGTTGAAAGACAGAGAATCTGGGTAATTTATATCGTATCATTCTTTATTATTTTCTTCTGGGCTGCGTTCGAACAGGCAGGATCTTCATTAACATTTATTGCAGATAACCAAACAGACAGAAACATTTTAGGATGGAATATGCCGCCTTCAATGGTTCAGATCTTCAACGGAATCTTCGTTGTTATTCTGGCAGTTCCTTTCAGTTTAATCTGGGATAAATTAAGAGCTAAAGGAAAAGAACCGGTATCTCCGTTCAAACAGGCAATGGGATTAGCTTTGATCGCTCTTTCTTATTTCATCATTGCACACAATGTAAAAGATCTTGGAAACTCAGGTTTATTAGCCATCAAATGGTTAATGCTACTATACTTCATCCAGACATGTGGTGAGCTTTGTCTTTCTCCAATTGGTTTATCATTGGTTGGTAAGCTGGCTCCGAAAAGATTTGCTTCATTACTATATGGTGTTTTCTTTATTTCTAACGCTGCCGGTTATGCATTAGCCGGTTCATTGGGAGCACTTATCCCTGCAACAGGTGATAAATTCAAGAAAGCTGAAGAAATGGGTGTTAATCTACAGGATGTTTTGGATAAAAAAGTAACCCTGACAGCGGATCAGGTAGCTGCTTTTGATAAAGCTCAGTTACCATTACACAACCCTACTTTTGTAGGATTCGAAATCCATAACTTATTTGAATTCTTCATGGTATTCGTAGTACTTTGTGGGATTGCTGCTGTAATTTTAGGATTAATTTCACCTATCTTAAAGAAAATGATGCATGGTGTAAACTAA
- a CDS encoding YhcG family protein, whose product MMEISEDSLFQSVKEIIRQSREKVFRIANSTLLLTYWQIGKLIVEDEQQGKERAEYGKYTLKKLSQKLTLEFGKGFDESNLRNMRSFYHAFPICDALRHELSWTHYRLLIRLDNADKMNYYINESVQNNWNYRDLKRQINSLAYERVLEHKKSSPETIHSVLKDPYIFEFLGLKADEQFSEKEIETAIIDHIQKFLLEFGKGFAFVARQQHISTDTSDFYIDLVFYNYILKCFVIIDLKTGELSHQDIGQIDMYVRMYDDLKRGEGDNPTIGILLCSEKDETIVKYSVLNDKNNLFASKYLLYLPKEEELKQIIDQDRIRFELDQENKNP is encoded by the coding sequence ATGATGGAAATTTCCGAAGATTCTTTATTCCAATCCGTAAAGGAAATCATTAGGCAGTCGCGCGAAAAAGTGTTTCGTATAGCGAATTCTACTCTACTGCTCACTTACTGGCAGATTGGAAAATTGATTGTTGAAGATGAACAACAAGGAAAAGAACGCGCAGAATACGGAAAATATACGCTGAAAAAACTTTCTCAGAAACTTACCTTAGAATTTGGAAAAGGATTTGATGAAAGTAACTTAAGAAACATGCGCTCTTTTTATCATGCATTTCCAATATGTGACGCATTGCGTCACGAATTGAGCTGGACCCATTACAGATTACTGATAAGGCTTGACAATGCTGATAAAATGAATTACTATATCAATGAATCCGTTCAAAATAACTGGAATTACAGAGATCTTAAAAGACAAATCAATTCCCTTGCTTATGAACGCGTTTTAGAACATAAAAAATCTTCTCCGGAAACTATTCACAGTGTTTTAAAAGATCCTTATATTTTTGAGTTTCTCGGTCTAAAAGCTGATGAACAATTTTCTGAAAAAGAAATTGAAACAGCCATTATTGACCATATTCAAAAGTTTTTGCTTGAATTTGGGAAAGGATTCGCTTTTGTAGCCAGACAACAACATATTTCAACAGATACATCGGATTTTTATATCGACCTTGTCTTCTATAATTACATTTTAAAATGCTTTGTCATCATTGACTTGAAAACCGGCGAACTCTCTCATCAGGATATCGGACAGATTGATATGTATGTAAGAATGTATGATGATCTGAAACGCGGTGAAGGTGATAATCCGACCATCGGAATTTTATTATGTTCAGAAAAAGATGAGACCATTGTAAAATACTCCGTTTTGAATGATAAAAACAATTTATTTGCCAGCAAATACCTGCTGTACCTCCCAAAAGAAGAAGAATTAAAACAAATTATTGACCAGGACAGAATCCGTTTTGAACTGGATCAGGAAAATAAAAACCCTTAA